A region from the Desulfitobacterium dehalogenans ATCC 51507 genome encodes:
- a CDS encoding molybdopterin-dependent oxidoreductase, whose amino-acid sequence MANLIEKAKNYTMNRRRFLGWTATVTAGAAAAVTLPGCGLTTVDSTTASANLAGKEGEWMPVACWHNCGGRCSNKAYVVDGVVVRQKTDDTHHDTPDYPQQRGCNRGRSQRMQVFGVDRLKYPMKRKNWEPGGGKKELRGRDEWVRISWDEAYEIVASEINRIKDQYGNRGIFASNAGDFGRLLSLAGGYIGSWGTSSWGSWRWGPEKFGMAEGFFEQSINDRMDLRNSELIVIVGGNSSWSAAGNPTYHYLQAKKAGAEFVFIDPIYSDTVELLDAEWLPIMPSTDHAMFLGMAYTLLKEDNPTTNPLVDWEFLNKYTVGFDSDHMPEGADPKENFKDYVLGTYDNTPKTPEWAAELCGVPAEKIRDLALKIAKKDRVALFTAWGPARTHNSDSWPQMFMTFGAMTGNMGRSGAMTGVSCHYATANGGPSLVPPGANGLPPVANPIKETINDNEMWLAILDGHYVAGKGDVRDVNIQMIYHGPEAHLQTRSGQTKGIEAHRHVEFVLSTSHFLTTNSKFADIVLPVTTEWEKVGGFGSFINREALVFWRQVTEPLYEAKSDIRIAYELAEKMGLDAKKVLPIDEKQMFYNQIAGAKVIGADGKTMETLVTLTEADIKEIGATGTPQQGRISYQELKTKGVYQVERKPGDNFGFIAYEDFVKDPVANPLKTASGKLEIHCQDLVDFVNGKGFTEIRPIPTYNPAVEGYEATYKDFKNKVKGDYPLQVINPHYLRRSHSIFDNVSWLREAWPNPVFLAAKDAEERGIKEGDTVLIFSSHGKTLRPAHIVEWIAPGVVGLPHGTWVEIDEKTQVDKAGSDNILTGPIPTGQGIGAWNSTICQVEKWNGEPLEEDVKWPHRIVL is encoded by the coding sequence GTGGCTAATCTCATTGAAAAAGCAAAAAATTATACAATGAACAGAAGACGTTTTCTGGGATGGACAGCAACTGTTACAGCCGGAGCGGCAGCAGCAGTGACCCTTCCAGGGTGCGGATTGACTACCGTAGATTCCACCACAGCTTCAGCTAATCTGGCTGGAAAAGAAGGAGAATGGATGCCTGTAGCCTGTTGGCATAACTGTGGAGGGCGTTGCTCCAACAAAGCTTATGTGGTAGATGGTGTTGTGGTTCGTCAAAAAACCGATGATACCCATCACGATACTCCTGACTACCCACAACAAAGAGGATGTAACCGTGGACGCTCCCAAAGAATGCAGGTATTCGGAGTGGATCGCCTTAAGTACCCCATGAAGCGGAAGAATTGGGAGCCTGGCGGCGGCAAAAAAGAGCTCCGTGGCCGGGACGAATGGGTCCGCATTTCCTGGGATGAAGCTTATGAAATCGTCGCCAGTGAAATCAACCGTATTAAAGATCAGTACGGCAATCGTGGCATATTTGCTTCCAATGCCGGTGATTTCGGCCGACTCCTTTCCTTAGCCGGAGGGTATATTGGTTCCTGGGGAACCAGCTCCTGGGGATCCTGGCGTTGGGGCCCTGAAAAATTCGGTATGGCTGAAGGGTTTTTTGAGCAAAGCATCAACGACCGGATGGATCTGCGCAACTCTGAGCTGATCGTCATCGTAGGCGGAAACTCCTCCTGGAGTGCCGCTGGAAATCCCACCTATCATTATCTTCAGGCCAAAAAGGCAGGAGCAGAGTTTGTTTTCATCGATCCTATCTACTCCGATACCGTGGAATTGCTGGATGCTGAGTGGCTTCCTATTATGCCCAGCACAGACCATGCGATGTTCCTGGGAATGGCCTATACCCTGCTGAAAGAGGATAATCCCACCACCAATCCATTGGTTGACTGGGAGTTCTTAAATAAGTATACCGTAGGTTTTGACAGTGATCATATGCCGGAGGGTGCGGATCCCAAAGAGAACTTTAAGGATTATGTCCTCGGCACCTATGACAACACACCGAAAACCCCGGAATGGGCAGCAGAACTTTGCGGAGTACCTGCTGAGAAAATCCGCGACTTAGCATTAAAGATTGCCAAAAAAGATCGTGTGGCCCTCTTCACAGCTTGGGGCCCGGCTCGTACCCATAATTCTGACTCCTGGCCGCAAATGTTCATGACCTTCGGTGCCATGACCGGCAACATGGGCAGATCCGGCGCTATGACCGGAGTAAGCTGCCACTATGCTACAGCCAATGGCGGCCCCAGTCTTGTTCCTCCCGGAGCTAACGGACTTCCCCCCGTGGCCAACCCCATTAAGGAAACCATTAACGACAATGAAATGTGGCTGGCCATCCTTGATGGACATTATGTGGCAGGAAAAGGTGATGTCCGGGATGTTAATATTCAAATGATCTACCATGGCCCGGAAGCCCATCTCCAAACCCGTTCTGGACAAACCAAGGGAATTGAAGCTCACCGTCATGTAGAGTTTGTTCTTTCCACCAGCCATTTCTTAACCACCAACAGTAAGTTTGCCGATATAGTGCTCCCAGTGACAACGGAATGGGAAAAGGTCGGCGGTTTTGGCAGCTTCATCAACCGGGAGGCTCTCGTTTTCTGGCGTCAAGTTACCGAGCCCCTCTATGAAGCTAAAAGCGATATTCGTATTGCTTACGAATTAGCTGAGAAAATGGGCTTGGATGCCAAAAAGGTTCTGCCCATCGACGAAAAACAAATGTTCTACAACCAAATCGCCGGAGCTAAGGTGATTGGTGCCGATGGCAAGACCATGGAGACTTTGGTGACCTTGACCGAAGCCGATATCAAAGAAATTGGTGCCACAGGAACTCCCCAACAGGGCCGCATCTCCTATCAGGAGCTGAAGACTAAAGGGGTTTACCAGGTGGAGCGCAAGCCCGGAGATAATTTTGGTTTCATCGCTTATGAAGACTTTGTCAAAGACCCTGTGGCCAATCCTCTTAAAACGGCCAGCGGTAAACTGGAAATTCACTGTCAGGATTTGGTTGACTTCGTCAACGGCAAAGGTTTCACTGAAATCCGCCCCATTCCCACCTACAATCCGGCAGTGGAAGGCTATGAAGCAACCTACAAAGACTTCAAGAATAAAGTCAAAGGGGATTATCCTCTGCAAGTGATTAATCCTCACTACCTGAGACGTTCCCACAGTATCTTCGATAATGTATCCTGGCTGAGAGAAGCATGGCCCAACCCTGTATTCCTTGCGGCTAAAGATGCGGAAGAACGGGGCATTAAAGAAGGGGACACCGTCCTCATCTTCAGCAGTCATGGTAAAACCTTACGTCCTGCCCATATCGTCGAATGGATTGCCCCGGGAGTAGTCGGTCTGCCCCATGGAACATGGGTAGAAATCGATGAAAAGACTCAAGTGGATAAAGCGGGATCGGATAATATCCTCACCGGACCTATTCCCACCGGACAAGGAATCGGTGCTTGGAACTCCACCATTTGCCAAGTAGAAAAATGGAACGGAGAACCTTTGGAAGAAGACGTAAAATGGCCCCATCGGATCGTTTTATAG
- a CDS encoding TorD/DmsD family molecular chaperone, with product MNNNKSILQIEPLLETRVIIYDLLRRAFLQEPTPEFLAFINDRSLFENFPFQEEQKDIAEGAAQILALIYEKDLTSLEVFDSLHWDYTRMFIGPDRLPAPLWESAYLSKERLLFQERTLQVRQAYLKYHFLPRNFMQEADDHLGLELDFMYQLTLQAQEAMNEENMEKLQQIFTDQKDFLENHLLQWVPELTLKIRENAQSSFYPGIAKVLKGFLTLDLEALEELIDSTQCSVK from the coding sequence ATGAACAATAACAAAAGTATTTTACAAATTGAACCCTTACTTGAAACCCGAGTTATCATTTATGATCTGTTAAGAAGAGCTTTTCTGCAAGAACCCACTCCTGAATTTCTCGCATTCATAAATGACAGGAGTTTATTTGAGAACTTTCCTTTTCAGGAGGAACAGAAAGACATCGCGGAAGGTGCAGCGCAAATTCTTGCGTTGATTTATGAGAAGGATTTAACAAGCCTGGAGGTTTTTGATTCCTTGCATTGGGATTATACACGAATGTTCATCGGCCCCGACCGGCTCCCTGCCCCACTGTGGGAATCAGCTTACTTGAGCAAAGAACGGCTCCTTTTTCAAGAGCGAACTCTCCAAGTTCGGCAGGCTTATCTCAAATACCATTTTCTTCCCAGGAATTTTATGCAAGAGGCTGATGACCACCTTGGTTTGGAGCTGGACTTTATGTATCAGCTTACTTTGCAAGCTCAGGAAGCTATGAATGAAGAAAATATGGAGAAGCTGCAACAGATCTTTACCGATCAAAAAGATTTCTTAGAAAACCACTTGCTGCAGTGGGTTCCCGAATTGACCCTTAAGATAAGGGAAAATGCCCAATCCAGTTTTTATCCTGGAATCGCTAAGGTTCTCAAAGGATTTCTGACTCTTGATCTGGAGGCTCTTGAAGAGCTTATAGATAGTACCCAGTGTTCTGTTAAATAA